One genomic region from Rosa rugosa chromosome 1, drRosRugo1.1, whole genome shotgun sequence encodes:
- the LOC133726075 gene encoding geranylgeranyl transferase type-2 subunit beta 1-like: MAELAARKHVQFILSKAKEKDSYESVLMEHIRLNGAYWGLTTLDLLGKLDTVDVNEVVSEVLQCQHESGGFGGNIGHDPHILYTLSAVQVLALCDKVDVLDTEKVANYIAGLQNEDGSFSGDMWGEVDTRFSYIAICCLALLHHLDKINVEKAVYYILSCKNHDGGFGCTPGGESHAGQIFCCVGALAITGSLHRIDKDLLGWWLCERQVKAGGLNGRPEKLPDVCYSWWVLSSLIMIDRVHWINKEKLAKFILDCQDIENGGISDRPDDACDAYHTYFGVAGLSLLEYPGVKPIDPAYALPVDVVNRIILGIKE; this comes from the exons ATGGCAGAGCTGGCTGCTCGGAAACATGTTCAATTCATTCTATCGAAAGCAAAG GAAAAGGATTCTTATGAATCAGTTCTGATGGAGCATATAAGATTGAATGGGGCATATTGGGGTTTGACCACTCTTGATCTTCTTGGAAAGCTTGATACTGTCGATGTCAATGAAGTTGTTTCAGAGGTCCTCCAGTGCCAGCATGAATCAG GTGGTTTTGGTGGTAACATTGGACATGACCCACACATACTTTATACCCTAAGTGCCGTGCAGGTTTTGGCCTTATGTGACAAGGTTGATGTTTTGGATACCGAAAAGGTTGCAAATT ATATAGCTGGGCTGCAAAATGAAGATGGCTCTTTTTCAGGGGACATGTGGGGTGAAGTTGATACGCG gTTTTCGTATATTGCTATCTGTTGTCTAGCATTACTACATCATTTGGATAAAATTAATGTGGAGAAGGCTGTATACTACATATTAAGTTGTAAAAATCACGATGGCGGATTTGGATGCACGCCTGGTGGAGAGTCTCATGCTGGTCAAA TTTTTTGTTGTGTGGGTGCTCTAGCTATCACGGGGTCTCTACATCGTATTGACAAGGACCTTCTTGGATGGTGGTTATGTGAGCGGCAAGTGAAAGCAGGAGGTCTTAATGGCCGTCCTGAGAAGCTTCCTGAT GTGTGCTACTCATGGTGGGTTCTATCTAGTTTGATCATGATTGACAGAGTTCATTGGATCAATAAGGAAAAGCTTGCCAAGTTCATTTTAGACTGTCAG GACATTGAAAATGGAGGAATTTCAGACAGACCAGATGATGCATGTGATGCCTATCATACCTACTTTGGTGTAGCAG GGCTTTCCCTCCTTGAGTATCCAGGGGTGAAACCCATAGATCCAGCTTATGCTCTGCCAGTTGATGTTGTAAATAGGATTATCTTAGGCATAAAGGAGTAG
- the LOC133726076 gene encoding xyloglucan endotransglucosylase protein 6: MWEQSNGYILKSSKFDIVRGGVTWRLNSDDVDSWGSRLPNSNLGYKRWCFSRVSDSELSHSTPLFFTNPFPSSSKLLSSSSMATTSASKIMSLSLSVILGLSLFLGLVSSAKFDQLFQPYWASDHFTYEGELLHMKLDKFSGAGFSSKNKYMFGKVTVQIKLIEGDSAGTVTAFYMSSDGPLHNEFDFEFLGNTTGEPYSVQTNLYINGVGNREQRLDLWFDPTTDFHSYSIFWNQRQVVFLVDETPIRVHTNMESKGLPFPKDQPMGVYSSIWNADDWATQGGRVKTDWSHGPFVASYKGFAINACECPVSVAGVDNAKKCTSSADKKYWWDEPVLSELNVHQNHQLVWVKNHHMVYDYCTDTARFPVTPVECVHHGHHRH, encoded by the exons ATGTGGGAGCAGAGTAACGGCTACATTTTAAAATCATCGAAATTTGATATCGTACGTGGCGGGGTTACGTGGAGGCTGAACTCAGATGACGTGGACTCTTGGGGGTCCCGACTCCCGAACTCAAATTTGGGCTATAAAAGGTGGTGTTTTTCTCGTGTCTCAGACTCAGAGCTCTCTCACTCCACTCCACTCTTCTTTACTAATCCCTTTCCTTCTTCCTCTAAGCTCTTAAGCTCTTCTTCAATGGCTACTACTTCAGCCTCGAAAATCATGTCTCTGTCTCTCAGTGTGATTTTGGGTCTCTCATTGTTCTTGGGTCTGGTCAGCTCGGCCAAATTCGATCAGCTTTTCCAGCCCTACTGGGCCTCCGACCATTTCACATACGAAGGCGAGCTTCTTCATATGAAGCTCGACAAATTTTCCG GAGCTGGGTTTTCATCCAAGAACAAGTACATGTTTGGCAAAGTGACCGTACAGATTAAGCTCATAGAGGGTGACTCTGCTGGAACTGTCACTGCTTTCTAT ATGTCATCGGACGGTCCACTGCACAACGAGTTTGATTTCGAGTTCCTGGGCAACACCACAGGGGAGCCTTACTCTGTTCAGACCAACCTCTATATCAATGGCGTCGGCAATAGAGAGCAAAGGCTCGACCTTTGGTTTGACCCTACCACGGACTTCCACTCCTACTCCATTTTCTGGAACCAGCGCCAAGTAGT GTTTCTAGTGGATGAGACCCCAATTAGGGTACACACAAACATGGAAAGCAAGGGTTTGCCCTTCCCCAAGGACCAGCCTATGGGGGTATACAGCTCAATCTGGAATGCCGATGACTGGGCCACACAGGGCGGGCGGGTCAAGACCGATTGGTCCCATGGACCCTTTGTTGCATCTTATAAGGGCTTTGCCATCAATGCCTGTGAGTGCCCGGTCTCCGTGGCCGGAGTCGATAACGCCAAGAAGTGCACCAGCAGCGCAGACAAGAAGTACTGGTGGGATGAGCCTGTGCTGTCCGAGCTGAACGTCCACCAGAACCACCAGCTGGTGTGGGTTAAGAACCACCACATGGTCTATGACTACTGCACTGATACTGCTAGGTTCCCAGTCACTCCAGTTGAGTGTGTGCACCACGGTCACCACCGCCACTAG